One region of Anoplopoma fimbria isolate UVic2021 breed Golden Eagle Sablefish chromosome 10, Afim_UVic_2022, whole genome shotgun sequence genomic DNA includes:
- the edn1 gene encoding endothelin-1: MVILSTTGGLIIFLEQNFFFELEEPGVMDIYILISALSVMLSWFMCTVLSAPAGETSTAGETSTASTDTKPLRHVRNKRCSCASFEDNECVYFCHLDIIWVNTPERVVSYGLGNAPRTKRAASDSMATSSDPRCQCLRQNDNACRNFCRLENHLRYETSPDTVIRSAEGDGCAEAQCKHKPAADTGTINRVRNSNKKRVSPLAIRAALRTRLLLKKWRARQHHRARAWEGESKAS, from the exons ATGGTTATTTTGTCCACTACTGGAGGATTAATCATTTTTCTTGAGCAAAATTTCTTTTTCGAATTAGAAGAGCCTGGAGTTATGGatatatacattttgatttCCGCGTTGTCAGTGATGCTCTCCTGGTTTATGTGCACAG TGCTATCGGCGCCAGCTGGAGAGACATCCACTGCTGGAGAGACATCCACTGCCTCCACCGACACCAAGCCGCTGCGCCATGTGCGGAACAAACGCTGCTCCTGCGCGTCTTTCGAGGACAATGAGTGCGTCTACTTCTGCCACCTGGACATCATATGGGTCAACACTCCCGA GCGCGTGGTCTCGTACGGACTGGGCAACGCTCCCAGAACGAAGCGCGCGGCCTCGGACTCCATGGCAACCAGCAGCGATCCTCGCTGCCAGTGTCTCCGCCAAAACGACAACGCATGTCGAAACTTCTGCCGGCTGGAAAACCACCTCAG GTATGAAACGTCCCCAGACACGGTGATCCGCTCCGCCGAGGGCGACGGCTGTGCCGAGGCGCAGTGCAAACACAAGCCGGCAGCAGACACGGGCACGATTAACAG GGTGAGGAACAGCAACAAGAAACGGGTGTCACCTCTAGCAATCAGGGCTGCCTTAAGAACCCGTCTGCTGCTCAAGAAGTGGAGGGCGAGGCAGCACCACAGGGCAAGAGCTTGGGAGGGCGAGAGCAAGGCCTCCTAA